The Salvelinus alpinus chromosome 35, SLU_Salpinus.1, whole genome shotgun sequence genome window below encodes:
- the smg9 gene encoding LOW QUALITY PROTEIN: nonsense-mediated mRNA decay factor SMG9 (The sequence of the model RefSeq protein was modified relative to this genomic sequence to represent the inferred CDS: inserted 2 bases in 1 codon; deleted 1 base in 1 codon; substituted 1 base at 1 genomic stop codon): MSESGHSQPGMYGQGRRRRRRRDRDVGPPGQNLSGPSRNXEYVPRERRDASEELPGPLLQKTPIILAKPPGERSKPSQSVPISGGQALEKPIILIKTREDGGKPGTPPDVASPASGSGASKLEREGQRPTQPVCQIQNRGMGAAASSQLTAVIGQTKLVPPEKMKHSIKLVDDQMNWCDSAMGYLRDQTDMLVVGVIGLQGTGKSTIMSLLSANAPEEDQRGYVFRAQTQEIKERGGNQSTGIDFYITQERVIFLDTQSLQITAFLFTVCHVVIVIQDWFTDINLYRVRSTLSMLDCNIFPGLDRDSLEXQLNMFLLPLMENEGEDTLTKAGSGAAPLFSLLPGYRGHPTFSSQVSKLRSQILAMSRCQLSHTILTEKNWFHYAARIWDGVKKSSALSEYSRLPA, encoded by the exons ATGTCAGAATCTGGCCACAGTCAACCCGGGATGTATGGACAGGGAAGAAGGAGAAGGCGACGCCGAGACAGGGATGTGGGTCCCCCGGGGCAAAACCTCTCTGGTCCCAGTCGAAATTGAGAATATGTCCCCAGAGAACGCAGG GATGCCAGTGAGGAGCTTCCAGGACCACTCCTTCAAAAGACCCCCATCATACTGGCCAAACCCCCCGGAGAACGG TCCAAGCCTTCCCAGAGTGTACCCATCAGTGGAGGCCAGGCTCTGGAGAAGCCCATCATTCTCATCAAGACCAGGGAGGAT GGGGGGAAACCAGGGACCCCTCCTGACGTGGCTTCTCCAGCCTCTGGCTCTGGGGCCTCAAAGCTAGAGAGGGAGGGCCAGCGCCCTACCCAACCTGTCTGCCAGATCCAAAACAGAGGCATGGGAGCGGCTGCTTCCAGTCA ACTTACAGCTGTGATTGGCCAGACCAAGCTCGTCCCCCCTGAGAAGATGAAGCACAGCATCAAGCTGGTGGACGATCAGATGAACTGGTGTGACAGCGCCATGGGG TACCTAAGGGACCAGACAGACATGTTGGTAGTGGGAGTCATTGGCCTGCAGGGAACAGGGAAATCCACCATCATGTCTCTCCTGTCTGCCAACGCACCTGAAGAAGACCAAAG gggCTATGTGTTCAGGGCCCAGACTCAGGAGatcaaagagagaggagggaaccagAGCACGGGTATTGACTTCTACATTACCCAGGAAAGAGTCATCTTCTTGGACACACAG TCTCTTCAGATCACTGCCTTCCTGTTCACAGTGTGCCACGTGGTCATTGTGATTCAAGACTGGTTCACTGACATCAACCTCTACAG GGTGAGAA GCACGTTGTCCATGCTGGACTGTAATATTTTCCCTGGACTGGACCGCGACTCCCTGGA ACAGCTCAACATGTTCCTGCTGCCCCTCATGGAGAATGAGGGTGAGGACACGCTAACCAAAGCAG GGTCCGGGGCcgcccctctcttctctctcctcccgggCTACAGAGGACACCCCACcttctcctctcaggtctccaaGCTCCGCAGCCAAATCCTGGCCATGTCCCGCTGTCAGCTGTCACACACCATCCTCACAGAGAAGAACTG GTTTCACTATGCAGCTCGCATCTGGGACGGGGTGAAGAAGTCCTCAGCCCTGTCTGAATACAGCCGTCTACCGGCCTAG